The genome window GACTCCAGGCACTGTTGAACTGAATCTCCTACTCAGGGCCTCTAAGCCTGCAGTCAAGGTGTCAGGCACACTGCGCTTCTCATTTGGAATTTGGCATCCTTTTCCACAGTCCTCAGGTGGCTCACAGAACACAATCCTTGCCGTTACAGGACTAAGGTGCCAGTTATCTTGCTGACTGTTGGTTGAAGACTTCTTTCAGCTCATAGTTCCTTTCCTTGGAGACCCCATAGACAGTTCATAACATGGATGTTTGCTTTCTTCTAGGCCAGTAGGAGCACTTCTCTCTGATGTCCAGTCTCTTTCCAGTCCTGTGGTGGAGAGTCCTGTATAACTTAACATAATCATGAGAGTTACTATTCCACCACTATTTGCCATATAATGTTAACTAATCAAGGGAGCATCTATCCCATCCCATTCACAAGTTCTGCTCACACTCAAGGGCAGGGAATTATACAGGGTGTGTACACCAGGTGGCAGGAATCTTGGGGGAGCCttgaattctgcctaccacagtggGTGATAAAGTGAGAGATCCCTCATGGTTAGAGATAATCAAATCTGACAGTTAGCTGAAACATGAAAACAGAGAAGTCCAGCATAGCCTGTGGgcatgttttctaatttcctgaAGTCCTCATTGGTAAGGAAGATCAAAGGCATACTCCAGCCTAGGACACTAGTGGTGCATGAAGAGTCTCCACGTATTGTGTAAAAGCAAAGGCTGGTGTGGACCCTCTGGAATCTAGAAGGCCACAATCCAACTGCCAGTACAAAAATCATGAGATTGTCTGTGATTTCCAGTAAATTCTATGAGGTATCATcagaagatgaaatgagaaaattaacaTGTAACAAACTACTTGGGAAAGTGGAACTCTCCTAAGGCAAACGGAAAATGTGGTGCTTCCCTCTGTAGGATAAAGGGACCAAGAGCTTTAGAGGGCCACCCCTGCAGGCAGAAACCAGTGGTAACATCTGTCCCTTGGGTAACATCTGACTGTTGGTAGCATAAGAATATTGTAgccaatatcatttacatttatatcAACTTTGATCTTACTCTTGGATAATTCTTccgtatttatgtatttatgtatcatGCATTGTTTGCACAGCATCATGCCAAGTGTTTTCATTCCTCTGTTACTTGAGAGACTCTagaccagcactgtccaatagaaatacaatgcaagccacatgtcattttaaattttctaataactacatttttttaaaagaacagatgAAAATAGCTTTAATAATAGGTTTTATTTAACCTATTTTCAAAACAccatcatttcaacatgtaatcaatgtaAACATTAAcaacatattcttttcttttgtaccATCTTCAAAAATTCATTGTGAACAGACTCTCATTTCTCCTTatactcactttctttttttttttttttttttgagacagagtctcactttgttgcccaggctagagtgagtgtcgtggcgtcagcctagctcacagcaacctcaaactcctgggctcgagtgatccttgtgcctcagcctcccgggtagctgggactacaggcatgcgccaccatacccggctaattttttatatatatatcagttggccaattaatttctttctatttatagtagagacggggtctcgctcttgctcaggctggttttgaactcctgaccttgagcaatccgcccgcctcggcctcccaagagctaggattacaggcgtgagccacagcgcccggcctcactttcTTAATAATTGTGCTACCTCCAGTCTTTATTCAGCATAGTCCTATGTGATAGTAACTGTTAAATATCTCTTGCACCATCCTACTCATTATTTTCTGCTGTGCATTCTGCTAGACCAAAAGCATCAGGTTAAACATGACTAAAACCCTTTTCCTCTGATTTCTTCCTTAACTTCTAAatcttatgtaaataaaaaatgtcttcaaCCCTTATCTGTCCCTCTCTCTCAACAGatcctttcatttcttccttataGTTTAATCgtggtgccttttttttttctaattcattgatTCAGGTATTGGTCATATCCTACTTGAGCCTTCTCACTTATTAACTGGCTTGTTCCAAAACTGTATTCCAAACACTGCTTTTCTACCTGCACATTGTTATCTTCATCAGTCAGTGGACATTTACTGAAGACCAACTCTGCTCTAGACAGAggagaatttcaaatatatatatatatatatatatatatatatatatatatatatatatatatataatgaccagtaaataaagctgttatttaataTACTTACAccatgttcatttctttttataaaaaatgtttcaataggTACCCCAActgagaaaataagcaaattgtgatactttaaaaaggaaaaaaatatatataatggcCAATGGTCAATATAACACAATATGTGATGGAAGCCATGTAGACAGATAATAAAGGCCATAAAAACTCAAAGCCCTGAAGGAGCCTTTCAGGCCACCACGGTCAGGAACGGCTGCTGCAAAATATCCACAAGTCTTGAGCCCTCCTAGAATGGTAAGTTTGAGGAAGGAAAATGCCTCCTCTCCTGAGCAAAGGATGGAAATGAGGACACACCAGGAGAAAAGGTATCTTTGCAGCCCCTTAAAACTGAGGATTAAAATCCAGATCCTTTACTCTGCAGAGTGTTGTGGTATCTCTTACCCTGCCTCTTTACCCTTTCCTATCTATTAAATTAGTTCAATAGTTCTTAACCCTGGTTGCACATCAAAATCCCTGGGGAGTTTGTGAAAAAAATAGCAatgcctgggcaacacaatagGTCAATTAAGTAACAATCTCTGGAGCTGGGCCCCAATCAGAAACCAGGTGTTAAGACCTGCAGTCTTAATTCAGTTCTGCCACTCAACTCTGTATTTTGACCTATGTTTGGAATAATCTTCTACTCTATATCATATAGAGTCATGTTATTTTAGAGCTAAAGGGACCTCTTACTATGTTGTCtaattcatttctctaatgaGGAAACAGGTCTAGGAAGATTAAAATCACATAGCTATTTAGAGGCACAACTAAGACTCTTAAGTATTTAACAGTAATGCAAGCTGGATAGTCTAGATAAGAGAATGAGGAGCTAACACCAGCATTACCTCCCATGGACAACTAGAACCGAAAAGCATGATGTCAAATAATCAGTGTGGAAAGGCAGCCAGTGGTCAGCCAGGAATAGACGAAACTGAGGTCCTGCAAAGAGGCAAAGGTAATTCAGAGATCATCAGGAACTACATAAGTAATggctctcaaactttagtgtgcagAAGAAACAactgggagcttattagaaatggaTTTCTCTGGATCCTACCCCATAGAGCCTGGCTCAGTTATACTGGGGGGGGGCGCGGCACTAAACATTAATCTAAGGTAGAAGAATGTTGTTGACTTCCAGAAACTAGCTTTTGGCCACTGGAAATGGAATACTCAGGGGTAGGTCGGTTACAGTTCTATACCTCTACCAGTAGGAGGTCAGAACACAAGTTGGGGAGAATAACACACAGATCACCCGTGCAGAAATGAGTAAATTTAGAACTTATGATTTAAAGATTGATGGCAACCAGAAGTGACTCATCTGAATTTCTGTCTTCACTTGCAATCATCTGGGggaaagaaagctttttaaaaactatattctcCTAATGGCCTAGCTCTATAATACACAAGCAGCAAATACTGTGGTgctatttctatattattttaatatttgcaaagaatttttttaatatagacttTCTCATTTGAACCTTCTAGTACCCTTTAAAATAGAATAGGTGATATTTCCTCTGCTTTACTGATGAATAAACATGCCTGAGTTCACCTAAGTAGTAGAGAGGAGATTAAATCCTACATTTTCTAAATCCCGGTGTAGTGGAAGCAGAATAATGTGGTATAGACTGTGAGCTTTGGAATCAGGCAGACCTGGATGGAAACCCAGTTCCATTATAAACAGTGTGACCTTGAACAACTTGCCTTCTctgaatttcaattttcttatctgtaaaatggagataatagtatcTTCCTCCTGGGATTGTTAAattagatcatttttaaaatacacctggcacatagttgcTGAGTAAATGTACCACCTCAAGGATAAGCAGAAGAGGACCCActtaagaaaatgataatttagCATAGGGAAAACATAGCAAAGTTGAGCTCTGATTCCAATTAATTTGAGTAGAATATTGAGGGAATTTTGAGCTTGTGGGTTGCCTTGAAACCAAAACTAACTCAATGCCACTGGCTACCAAGTGGTTGTTGTTGTCAATCAATGCAGTAATTAAATTGCTCTTAAGGAGCTCAAGGCTGTATGCAGACAAAAGGATTCTCTTGTGAATTTGGGGTTGTGgacattttgaaaatgtgatgCACCAACTCCTCAGTGTCTCTATGTTGAAGTATCTTGTATGTATCTTGAAGTATCTTGTACGTCCCCACTTCTCTGCCCCTGGGTGACAGAAGACGTTATAACATCCATTAGATTGAGGATGGACAAGGCAGAGAAGCCCTGCACTTCTATACCAGTGTAATCAGTCAGCATTCATTGAATGTCAGAGGCCTTGCTGCCCTTTAAGATTTCAGGGTGTAGGAGAGGAAGTCAGTCAATGTTGAATACCAATACAGCAAATTATTTTGTGAATGGCTGTCTATGTCCCCAGCGGTATTCTAAGCATTATGCATTGAGCAGTGCAAGCAGACGTATAGCAAGTTGTAATTATCCActgttgggatttttattttcatggcaaAGCAGTCCTGGAAGAATATCCCACTTCGGTTTCCCATCACATTAATATCTGATTCACAGCCTTGAGAGGTGGCATTGCTTGCTGGAGAGGGTCTGATTGAAGCAGGACGGAGGGGACTTGAGCTTCCACGCTGCTGTATGTCTTACCGCATCTTTTGCCCAAAGCCAATGACTTAATTTTGTgccttgcttttctcatttgtaagctgggcacagtgattTAGATTCTGCCTCCCTCCTGGCAAGGAGTGTGATGCAAAGACATAATAAATGTAGAAGTTCTGAACAGATAAACACAATTCCTGAGCTAATCTTCATCCATTCGTCACCAGGTTTATACTGCATTTCACTGAGCatccttttatcttcttttatatttccttaattcTTTATAACTCAGAGTCTtacaatttaaagagaaaaaaggggtGAGCTCAGAACCATTGTGTTTATTTGCACTTAAATTTGCCTTCATCATTTGTAGCTCAGTGTGCTAACTTCTTTTGCGGGGAATATCAAGTGTATTGCCTAGGGAAGAAATTCATTGTGCCACCTTGGCATGTCAGCATTTATTTACACAAAAACATGACTTCAGGCCAACGGGCCTTTAAGGCAAGCAGCTGGTTGATGAATCATATTCAGTATTCCTATAGTGCTGCTGGCACATATCGGAAGGACAATCCTGGTCATCACCTGTCCCTGTCAGTTCTCCCTCTTCTAATAGAGTACATCTGTTTTGGTGACTGAATAAAAACACACCAAGTGGAGGAAAGCTGGGTGTGGAGTAATTTAATCAGGGCAAGTTAGCATGCTGCGTTGAGCAATACAGTATCAAGGACGGAAAGATGGTTTGGTAACAGCTTAGTGAAATAGAAGTAGCCAGAAGCACAGTTCTTATAATGGGTCACACTCCTGGAATGCAGGCCCACAGTACACCCCCCAGATCATGATTTTTAAGGGGACAAGATTCCCAGAACTCCCTTCTGAATTGCCACAAACATTTTACATGACCTTTCTCTATTAACATCATTTTAACATTGCACTAAGGATTATAAATTTTTAAGGAAGGTCAAACCAAAGTTCAGAGCTCTACTAgcaattctttttaatattggcTTTCGTGGCTATGTCTGGTATCCTGAAGAATTGATTGATTTAAAATACCctagttttaaaagtaaaacagcAGGGAGACTGACATTTCCAGGCTGGTATTTTGCAGTTCTCACCACccattgtatttaaaaaattttttctttgttgtgacTATCTGGTGGTatagaattttgtgttttgtttaaaagAGGAGAAATTGAATGTGTTCTGGATGCCTGTCTGCCTTGAATTTCATCATCTCATAGATTTattgggaaggggaggagaataATTAGGGATATGCAGAATGTTTGAAATGCcattaagtaaaaataacaatatgacTGTAAGTTGTAgctttaagtttttttcttttttttcaatgattCTCTCCTTTTTAAAGTCATTGCTTGCTGAGAAAAGAATCACTATCCAAGATGAAAAAACCAGGAATGTCAACAACAGTAGGtcctttatttccatttctagttCTATTGATGATTACACTGTTCGCTTTTTTACTCCAGTTAAGTCATTTTCAcctctgtgtatttttttcttgccatggGACAAGATCTGTGATACCTGATATTAACAGGTGTCCTGtaaataatgtatttcaaaaataaaaaactaaatatcaCACACAAGTTCAAGGTTTTTAAATGCtattatggctttttttttaaaaaaaagcaatctaATGAATGCCTTACATTGAAACTACTTATTGTTAGGAAACTGGTGGCAAATGATACATATATTCTCTAGCTTTGTCATTAAGGCTTAATTCTCTCCTCACTCAGATCTCATATTAGCATTTTTACCATATGGCTGAAAGGGTAGAGAATGTATGTGCAGAGGAGTAGAGTCAGTAACATTTTTTACCATCTGGTAAATACATGTGTAAGTAGCAAGAGTATTAGTATTTATTTAGTTGTACGGATGCAACCTTTAACCTGAAATAACCACTAACACAGCAAAGTAGTagtagatttatatttttcaaataatttaaatctaACTTATTAAACATTTTCACAGTCTATTAGTGTTCTTAAAATGActaattgtatatttattatgtttattaatttagtaGGGCTCCTTACAGTGccaaatttaaaacatctttcaTGAGAGGCCACATGATTGTATCCAGCACATGGGCATGAGTGCTGAAGTTTTGCTCTGCCACTAACCGCTGTGTGGCCTGTGATAAAttacttggcctctctgagcctcaaattcTTCATGTGTAAAGAGTAAATAACATATTGTCAGACAGTATCCCTCAAGGGGTGGGCCATGGAGGACCATGGATTAATGCATCAGAATCACATGGGGAGCTTGTTCAAAATACAGACACCTGGGGCCCACCCTCAGCAtgattctgattcagtatgtCTGGAAACAGTCTGTGAATCAGCATTTTTATTCACTGTCCCAAGTGATTCTGAAATATACTGAAGCACTGCTACAAAGATTAGATGATTATAGAGTACTTAGCTACCATGAAAAATATGTAGCtagctaattttaataaatacactTTTTATATCATAGAAATTTTAACACTCCATAGTATTTGTGCTTAAAATATTCTAACTTCACAGAAAATAAGAGGTCAACTTGCATTAAGTAATGCTACTGATTCATTAAATATACCTCACAAGTCTCCTTTTTGTTTAATTAgatcctttatctttttttcttttgtgcaggAAATAGCAAAATGTTTGTGGACTAGATCTAAATCAAGAGCTCAGATGAATTTAAAGAAACTAGCATGGGATTCTTAGTTTTTCAAGATCCATACACACCAGAGCTTTAGTCATCACCAACTCCAGGGTCCAGGTTTTCTCTGGTTTTTGTGAAGACTGAACAAAACTCTGATGATGGAAAAGCTAAAGACTTAATTACTTGCTTCGGTATCATCTAAAGTCATCTGAAAAGTGAACCAGACAGTAATAACAGACATGGAAAGAAATTCAAGTTTGTGGAAGAACCTCATAGATGAACACCCTGTCTGCATAACCTGGAAGCAAGAGGCGGAAGGAGCCATTTATCATCTTGCcagtattttatttgtagtaggTTTCATGGGTGGCAGTGGATTCTTCGGGCTCCTTTACGTCTTCAGTTTGCTGGGGTTGGGTTTTCTCTGTTCTGCTGTCTGGGCTTGGGTAGATGTCTGTGCAGCTGACATATTTTCCTGGAATTTTGTACTGTTTGTCATCTGCTTCATGCAATTTGTTCATATTGCATATCAAGTTCACAGTATAACCTTTGCCCGAGAATTCCAGGTGTTGTACAGCTCCCTTTTCCAGCCCCTGGGGATCTCTTTGCCCGTCTTCAGAACGATTGCTTTGAGCTCTGAAGTGGTTACTTTGGAAAAGGAACATTGTTATGCCATGCAGGGGAAAACTTCCATTGATAAACTCTCTCTGCTTGTTTCAGGAAGGTTTGTACCCTTGGCGTTTGCATGTCTTTCCTCTATATTAGCTATCTGTTCGTATGTCTTTCCACAATATTTTTTCATCTCAGCATAGCATAGTCCTGGGTGGCATTTAGCACCCTGAGGCTTGACACAGTCTTTGATACATGAGTCGTAGACATAGGCATTTAGAGTACACAGTATTATTTACTCAAAGCAGGAAATAATCTAGAGCCATAACATTTCATCTTAGAAATCAAATGACATGAATCTTAAAGTATGAATTTGTTTATCTGGGTATGATATTTGTTTCCCAGCTAATCACTAAAGTGAAGACGAGGATGATGCCAGCTTGAATTAATAGAAATACTTATATTGGCATGCAAAGTATTTTACAAGACTCTTTgatatcatttaaaaacaatagagaaCATTTAAGTTTTATAATGATCATGTTTTGTTCAGAAAATTCTAGCAATTGCCCACTTGCTAGAAGCAGGGAGAGGGTACCTCaagaatatattatagaaatctAAACTTTGAAAAGAAAGTTTGGGGAGAAAGCAATAATGGGATTACTCATGTTTTTAAAcagattaaaattttagtttacaGAGGTATTTACAGCAAAACTCTTATGTCCTTAAATGTTTGCCTACTTAATTTAAAATCTGAGTATACTgaaactttttattaaagtataatatgtatacataaatggACCTATATCATAAATGTACAACTTGAATTTTCTGAATTTCACTCAATATTCTAGAATCCTGTGTGAGGAACATCAGTACATGAATCTTATAGGATATTATGTCACTATTAtatgaatttaatattttgtctttcaaaattcTAACGAACAAAAAAAAGTCATCGGagatctgaaatatattttccctgCCCCTTGCCCTGTGCCCAATTATGTATTCTCTTTATCCTTCTCtcataaattatgtttttgtgttttggtaGGATCAGAGTGACAGTTGATGGAGAATTTCTGCATTACATTTTCCCTTTTCAGTTCCTGGATTCTCCTGAGTGGGATTCACTAAGACCCACAGAGGAAGGCATTTTTCAGGTAAAGGCTAACCAGACTACACAATTAATACTCCTTCTTCCAAACTGACAGTGTTTgcttaaaaacaagcaaataaacaaacagaacaaGAATCGCTTATATCGAACTTTGGCATGTACCTTGACAGCATACCTGACTTCCCAATTCTGTTTGACTCCTGTTGATTAATGCCACTTTATAGGTCCAGCAACAAGAACAggtatattaatatatgacaGGAAGGAATACATGATAAATATTCTTAAACTTTACTTTGCATAACTGCATATTTgggaattaaaatataattaattgagATTTGACTAAACACTACTAATGTGACAGTTTAGAAAACATCAAGAACAAAAAACtgtacttattaaaaaataagtgatttttaaaatgtaaaacgcTGATGGATTTCAGTTGTTCTACAGCAACAGAATGCTAAACTTATTGTC of Microcebus murinus isolate Inina chromosome 5, M.murinus_Inina_mat1.0, whole genome shotgun sequence contains these proteins:
- the POPDC3 gene encoding popeye domain-containing protein 3, which encodes MERNSSLWKNLIDEHPVCITWKQEAEGAIYHLASILFVVGFMGGSGFFGLLYVFSLLGLGFLCSAVWAWVDVCAADIFSWNFVLFVICFMQFVHIAYQVHSITFAREFQVLYSSLFQPLGISLPVFRTIALSSEVVTLEKEHCYAMQGKTSIDKLSLLVSGRIRVTVDGEFLHYIFPFQFLDSPEWDSLRPTEEGIFQVTLTAETDCRYVSWRRKKLYLLFAQHRYISRLFSVLIGSDIADKLYALNDRVYIGKRYHYDIRLPNFYQMSTPEIRRSPLTEHFRNTRRYCDKK